Proteins encoded together in one Amblyomma americanum isolate KBUSLIRL-KWMA chromosome 1, ASM5285725v1, whole genome shotgun sequence window:
- the LOC144132748 gene encoding F-box only protein 41-like has product MLGKCWPQLQVACVGGRSLTLASVCCVLRSCVNLVSFEIDRGREIDEASAEAMVEAGLHRIERLYFTHTVISHRAVVILQGACPRMKQTSIILHGRDFGCASALNDCVASLKVLQRTKPFDIMLRLVLTDE; this is encoded by the exons ATGTTGGGAAAGTGCTGGCCTCAGCTGCAGGTCGCGTGCGTCGGCGGAAGGAGCCTTACGTTGGCCAGCGTCTGCTGCGTTC TGCGGTCCTGTGTGAACCTGGTGTCTTTCGAGATCGACAGAGGGCGTGAAATTGACGAGGCGTCCGCTGAAGCAATGGTGGAAGCTGGCCTGCACCGAATCGAGCGCCTGTACTTCACACACACCGTTATATCGCACAGAGCTGTCGTGATTCTGCAAG GTGCTTGCCCAAGAATGAAACAAACCAGCATCATACTGCACGGACGAGACTTTGGCTGTGCGTCGGCATTGAACGACTGTGTGGCTAGCTTAAAG GTGCTGCAACGAACGAAGCCGTTCGACATTATGCTCAGACTTGTACTCACCGATGAATAG